The genomic interval GTCAAGATGGTAAGCCATCCTGCGTACCCACACTTACCCCAAGAACACCTGAGGAGTTACGTCGTCACAGAGGGGTCTAATTATGCAGAAAAATGCGTCGTCGGTATGAGGATGTGGCATTGAGTATCAGAAACTCTAAAGCAATAAATGTCACTGAAAGCAAGTCGCCTTCAACATCAAATCTAGCTTTGATCAAAAATTCGCATCAATATTGATATAATCCATTGGTCACTAGGGAGTAGCCTCACTTCTTTTTAGAAGCCGGCTTACATCAACATACTTGAGCCTTCGGCTTATGGTGTAAGCGGTTTCATACTTGACAAGACTTTTGACTACAAACACTTACTTAGGCTGTGGGTGCTTTGTAGTCATTTGTTTATATCACAGCCTAGAGGACTATCAAATGGATTCATTATTAATTTCCACTGGCGTTGTGGCTCTTGCTGAAATGGGTGACAAAACCCAACTGCTGGCATTCTTCCTTGCGGCGCGCTTTAAAAAACCTATTTCCATCATTTTAGGCATTCTTGCTGCAACCATCATCAATCATGGCTTGGCTAGTGCTCTGGGTGCGTGGATTACCTCCATGGTCAATCCTGAGGTATTACGTTGGATTCTAGGTGTGTCATTTATTGGCATGGCGATTTGGGCATTAATACCCGACAAGATTGAAGAAGAAGAGACTCAAGTAGCTAAACACCTTGGCGTATTTGGCGCTACGTTTATTACTTTTTTCTTCGCTGAAATGGGAGATAAGACTCAATTGGCTACCATCGCCCTGGCGGCTCACTACGCAGCCCCATTGGCGGTGGTTATGGGAACTACATTAGGCATGTTGATTGCTGATGTGCCAGCGGTATTTGTTGGCAATCAGTTTGCCGCAAAAATTCCGATGAAGCTCATTCACTCCATTGCCGCAGCAATTTTTGCGATTATGGGTGTGCTGACATTACTTGAAGTAGATAAGTTGTTTTAAGGAGACGTTATGACTTGGATCATTACCAAATATCTTCTTACCGCAGGTATGGTGGTCTTTATCTCTGAAGTTGCCAAGCGAAGCGATAAGTTGGGTGGCTTTATTGCGGCATTACCGCTAATAACTTTATTTACGCTTACTTGGCTTTAT from Polynucleobacter necessarius carries:
- a CDS encoding TMEM165/GDT1 family protein encodes the protein MDSLLISTGVVALAEMGDKTQLLAFFLAARFKKPISIILGILAATIINHGLASALGAWITSMVNPEVLRWILGVSFIGMAIWALIPDKIEEEETQVAKHLGVFGATFITFFFAEMGDKTQLATIALAAHYAAPLAVVMGTTLGMLIADVPAVFVGNQFAAKIPMKLIHSIAAAIFAIMGVLTLLEVDKLF